A portion of the Melanotaenia boesemani isolate fMelBoe1 chromosome 2, fMelBoe1.pri, whole genome shotgun sequence genome contains these proteins:
- the LOC121651267 gene encoding serine/threonine-protein kinase WNK4-like isoform X1 has translation MSSTTENSMKIRPEEDDDEEDSILPPLSPLQPVTMTTLEDDTVTQPPAGISWDSGDETGVALSDSNKEELPWQLEEEEGRDEEEMTAVASSPDGRFLKFNTEIGRGSFKTVYKGLDTETTLEVAWCELQTHRLTRAERQRFSEEVEMLKVLQHPNIVRFFDSWKSSLKGHKCIILVTELMTSGTLKTYLRRFRQMKLKLLQRWSLEILKGLHFLHSRSPPVLHRDLKCDNIFITGPTASVKIGDLGLATLKRASFAKSVIGTPEFMAPEMYEEKYDEAVDVYAFGMCMLEMATSEYPYYECQNAAQIYRKVTNGIKPDSFFKVKVPELKEVIEGCIRTKSSERFTVQDLLEHRFFQEKTGIHVELAEEDDGSKVALKLWLRMDDNKKLRGKYKDNNAIEFLFELYKDVPEEVAQEMVILGFVCEADYKVIANAIRHRVTAVKRQRDKWRRLQEEAVSSQKDRVVEEEPDPAPLQFVPAPQQPDLTNETPTAVTNLSANENVANQNNPSGCIQAPPTTPTSTVTSLTLSSSSSPMDSGISSVSSRTEGHGDEDEDQASKSDCEVKAKPPPVPAPLPQEAPQSEAPPLLARKASKAPPFPVLRFPKSIAVSQSAERPPAGSGFASPVDSYSSDITSGLSDGNDGQSDKSSLEVAKREATKQLRRRARARLRIIGVSDKVDRVVECQLQTHDNKMVTFKFDLDGDNPEDIASVMTHRDFILPSERKAFILRMYDIIRKAESMIQEQYSADSSRLPHLSVSQNRSRTASQSSLPDVDDGDPSPLKVADFSVDPEATPPVGPLRSQSFQISSVSSYQTPPNYPLNYPHATHPYSTYTNSFPTQSPLPPLPRVHSNPSLFTPASSAAPPPPPWASHDQPLFSLANVLSVAMSVAHSLLPQPGAPNQGFHPHPQPLSHPLPNPQTAFSSPGSPSIGPSLHPPPSISTSFLPQPPYTPPIRHTGSAPDSQQRASSSGRPADTPQNHSPVQLKVGSSPPCGSENVSPPILTSTPSNKGELSDSSSSSSSPPPMTSQTKVSPPVSPSWRLSPTLEGKKSLFTVGRFQVSPSKNVPAEPRPLNQATPTTHSPPPFRKNGYDSDSESSTEEEDNESESSNHMATVTPPGFYDNPPGQQEQKTADHRLSLSLSEGPVGGPGLSSSFSQSWSRSATYSSDESEDEKMSEELLELRERHLLQVQNLQVSQKREIEELYRKKGKAAPHGIVPPAAMLNHRQRRLSKSGNFPPPLKNSLQRQDALPPAGIMRKSAVSGSGSQDRVLKGVTFAPEHSSM, from the exons ACTCACCGTCTGACCAGAGCTGAGCGTCAGCGCTTCAGTGAGGAGGTGGAGATGCTGAAAGTTCTGCAGCATCCCAACATTGTCCGTTTCTTTGACTCCTGGAAGTCTTCGCTGAAGGGCCACAAATGCATCATCCTGGTGACGGAGCTCATGACATCTGGAACACTGAAGAC GTACCTTCGCCGGTTCCGTCAGATGaagctgaagctgctgcagcgCTGGAGTCTTGAAATTCTGAAAGGGCTTCACTTCCTGCACTCACGCTCCCCTCCGGTCCTGCACCGAGACCTCAAATGTGACAACATCTTCATCACTGGGCCCACTGCCTCTGTCAAGATCGGAGACCTGGGCCTCGCCACTCTCAAGAGAGCCTCGTTTGCCAAAAGTGTGATTG GAACTCCCGAGTTCATGGCTCCAGAGATGTATGAGGAGAAGTACGACGAGGCGGTGGACGTCTACGCCTTCGGTATGTGCATGCTGGAGATGGCGACATCCGAGTACCCGTACTACGAATGTCAGAACGCCGCCCAAATCTACCGCAAGGTCACCAAT GGAATCAAACCAGACAGTTTTTTTAAGGTCAAAGTTCCCGAGCTGAAAGAGGTTATCGAAGGTTGCATCCGAACCAAGAGCAGCGAAAG GTTCACGGTTCAGGACCTGCTGGAGCACCGGTTCTTCCAGGAGAAGACGGGCATCCACGTGGAGCTGGCCGAAGAAGACGATGGCTCCAAGGTGGCGCTGAAGCTCTGGCTCCGGATGGATGACAACAAGAAGCTTCGCGGGAAGTACAAAGACAACAATGCCATTGAGTTCCTGTTCGAGCTGTACAAAGACGTCCCTGAGGAGGTTGCCCAGGAGATG GTAATCCTAGGGTTCGTGTGCGAGGCGGACTACAAGGTGATCGCCAACGCGATCCGGCACCGAGTGACAGCCGTGAAACGCCAGCGGGACAAATGGCGCCGCCTACAGGAGGAAGCTGTCAGCAGCCAGAAGGACCGTGTGGTGGAGGAAGAGCCTGACCCCGCCCCCCTGCAGTTTGTCCCCGCCCCTCAGCAGCCTGACCTGACCAATGAGACCCCTACTGCTGTCACGAACCTTTCTGCTAATGAAAATGTTGCCAATCAG AACAATCCGTCTGGCTGCATACAAGCCCCACCCACAACTCCCACATCCACAGTGACATCACTGACGTTGTCATCAAGCAGCAGCCCGATGGACTCTGGCATCAGCAGTGTCTCCAGCAGGACAGAAGGACACGGTGATGAGGACGAGGACCAGGCGTCCAAAT CTGATTGCGAAGTTAAAGCTAAGCCTCCTCCTGTTCCTGCACCCTTGCCTCAGGAAGCCCCTCAGTCTGAGGCTCCTCCCCTTTTGGCTCGGAAAGCTTCCAAAGCGCCGCCTTTCCCTGTGCTCCGTTTCCCCAAG agcATCGCTGTGTCCCAGAGTGCTGAACGACCACCGGCTGGATCAGGTTTCGCCTCACCTGTCGACAG CTACTCCTCTGACATAACCTCGGGCTTGAGTGATGGCAACGATGGCCAGTCAGATAAAAGCAGCCTAGAGGTGGCAAAGAGGGAGGCAACGaagcagctgaggaggagagcCAGAGCTCGTCTGAGGATCATTGGG GTGTCTGACAAGGTGGATCGGGTGGTGGAGTGTCAGCTGCAGACACACGACAACAAGATGGTGACATTTAAGTTCGACCTGGACGGGGACAATCCAGAGGACATTGCATCGGTGATG ACCCACAGAGACTTCATCCTGCCATCTGAACGGAAAGCATTCATCCTGCGCATGTATGACATCATCAGGAAGGCGGAGTCTATGATACAGGAGCAGTATTCAGCAGACAGCAGCAGGTTGCCTCACCTGTCCGTCTCCCAG AACCGGTCCAGAACTGCGTCCCAGTCCTCATTACCTG ACGTTGATGACGGTGACCCCTCCCCTCTGAAAGTAGCTGATTTCAGTGTCGACCCTGAGGCCACGCCCCCCGTGGGACCGCTCAGGTCACAGTCTTTCCAGATCTCATCAG TCTCTTCATACCAGACACCCCCCAACTACCCCCTCAATTACCCCCATGCAACTCACCCTTACTCCACCTACACCAACTCTTTTCCCACCCAGAGtcccctcccccctctcccccGGGTCCACAGTAACCCTTCCCTCTTCACCCCCGCCTCCTCtgctgcacctcctcctcctccgtgGGCCTCCCATGACCAGCCTCTCTTCTCTCTGGCCAACGTCCTCTCTGTTGCCATGAGTGTGGCCCACTCCCTGTTGCCCCAACCTGGAGCCCCCAACCAAGGTTTTCACCCCCATCCTCAGCCCCTGTCCCACCCCCTCCCAAACCCCCAGACTGCCTTCTCATCTCCTGGATCTCCATCCATCGGCCCTAGTCTCCACCCTCCCCCCTCCATTTCCACTTCCTTTTTACCCCAACCACCCTACACCCCCCCAATACGTCATACAGGCTCCGCCCCCGACAGCCAGCAGAGGGCATCGTCATCTGGCCGACCTGCAGACACACCACAG aACCACAGTCCGGTCCAGCTGAAGGTCGGGTCGAGTCCTCCTTGTG GTTCAGAGAACGTCTCCCCTCCTATTCTGACCAGTACTCCCAGTAACAAAGGAGAGCTCTctgactcctcctcctcctcctcctctccacctcCGATGACTTCTCAGACCAAA GTGTCCCCTCCTGTTTCCCCATCATGGAGACTCTCCCCCACACTGGAAG GAAAGAAATCCCTCTTCACCGTTGGTCGTTTTCAAGTCTCGCCCTCTAAAAATGTTCCAGCTGAACCACGCCCCCTCAATCAAGCCACGCCTACCACCCACTCCCCGCCTCCCTTCAGGAAGAACGGATATGACAGCGACTCGGAGAGCAGcacggaggaggaggacaatgaATCAGAGAGCAGCAACCACATGGCGACTGTCACCCCACCTGGTTTCTATGACAATCCACCAGGCCAGCAGGAGCAGAAAACGGCAGATCACAGGCTGAGTCTCAGTCTGTCGGAGGGGCCAGTTGGCGGTCCCGGACTGAGCAGCAGCTTCAGCCAATCATGGAGCCGCTCTGCCACCTACAGTTCCGACGAATCAGAGGATGAGAAGATGTCGGAGGAGCTTCTGGAGCTTCGAGAAAG ACACCTGCTGCAGGTGCAGAACCTTCAGGTGAGCCAGAAGAGAGAGATCGAGGAGCTCTACAGGAAGAAGGGTAAAGCTGCACCCCATGGCATCGTCCCTCCGGCCGCCATGTTGAACCACCGCCAACGCCGCCTCTCCAAATCCGGAAACTTCCCTCCACCTCTTAAAAACAGCCTTCAGAGGCAGGATGCGCTGCCCCCTGCAG GGATCATGAGGAAGAGCGCGGTGAGCGGCAGTGGATCCCAGGACCGGGTGCTGAAAGGAGTCACGTTTGCCCCTGAGCACAGCAGCATG TGA
- the ccdc103 gene encoding coiled-coil domain-containing protein 103, whose translation MMSQHNIIDFSALERELQAAVESERRYERENEAKLRASSQRVSYSQFRDLVLSSHLKPLDQKDKDGAPRKQPWNPVVPSND comes from the exons ATGATGTCACAGCACAACATCATCGACTTCTCAGCCCTGGAGAGAGAGCTGCAGGCGGCGGTGGAATCTGAGCGAAGATACGAGCGCGAGAACGAAGCCAAACTGAGAGCCTCCAGCCAGAGAGTCTCCTACAGCCAGTTCAG AGACCTGGTCCTGTCCTCCCACCTGAAGCCTCTGGACCAGAAGGACAAAGACGGAGCTCCACGGAAACAACCCTGGAACCCGGTCGTCCCGAGCAACGACTGA